In Miscanthus floridulus cultivar M001 chromosome 8, ASM1932011v1, whole genome shotgun sequence, the sequence CTAGTAAAGAACGTGCTTTTTCATTCAGGCCAAGATGCCACATGCCAGGTATGTATACTACTTTAGTAGTTCAGTATGGCATTATGGCTTGCATTTCACTGGTGACTTTTAAATATACTAATGGATGCTTGCACATTAGTATCTGCTATAATTTTTATTATATGACTAATTTGATAGACAATCAGAACACATTGATACCACCGACAGGGGTCAGAATTTCCGCCGATTTTCACAAAAAATCTGTGATTTTTGTTCCAACCGGTGACCTCAAAAAAATCATATATAGGTAGTTTCGATTCTATTTTGTTCAGATTTTTTCTCTTCATATTTTAgttaaaatttcatgaaaatttgcAAATTTTTATCGAAATTTTAACCGATTTTCATCGATTTTCGTTTCTATCACTTCCCTCCACATGCAGAGCTAGGGCATATAAGCAGTTTTGGACGCGGGGTATTACACTAGTGTTGCGATTTGTAAAAGCTTATTTTGTCACAATATATAATTATTATAATATTAATTTAATTTAATGTCATATATGATATTATATTGTCTCAACCTACGAGTTAGTACTGAGTACCGACGCCGGCGACCAATTATCCTGCCTTCGCCACTGGCTGCTGCCCTGCACTCCGCGAGGATAGCtgaccgccatggccgctgccctGCGACAGTATACGTATCGTTCTCTTTCAAATCCATGTTTTGTTCAGACTGTTTCTAGTTGCTTCATGTGCTTCACATTTATGCATGCTGTTTCTCTGCAGCTCGGCAGGTTCCATGACCACGGGCTCAGGTCCGGCCCGTTCTAAGGTACATGACCTCTTATGCTGAAATGAAAAATATGAAGAAGTGTTCTTGTTCACGTAAATTCGAGGCAAGCCATGCATAGACATGGCGTGCTTCGTGCTGACAGGTGATAAGGATGTAAAACCATATGGTAAACAGAGTACAGTGTCATTGCTACCGCCTATGCTTCTATGCTGGCCCTTTCTGAAATGTGAAGAAACCGACTAACCGAGTGCAATACTATGCGCCTATTTAGATACACCCGGCTAATTACTAGCTAAATTAAAAGTTAGCTAAAATTAGTTATGGTTGGCTAGCTAGTTGGCTAATAACTAGTTGAAAACTTAGCTAAAAAATTAATCCTCCTGTTTAGATGCACTAAAGCTATTTTTTAGCTAGCTAGTGATTAGCCTTGTATCAAACAGGTCCTACGTTGCGTTACATTAGCATTGCTCCTGTAAATAGTACTGTTTACCCAAGAGATCACGGCATGGATGAACAGAGTCCCGTTGCATTGACGGTTCAGTAATGTTCAGATGTATGGATCTTGCTGTGTTGCGTTGCAGAGATCCGGTTCAGCGAAGGTGAGCGCTTTCCCGTCGCTGGACGTGGTGCCGCTGATGGTgacgatggtggagcacgtggaCATGTCGCGGGACTACGTCGTGACCAAGTCCATCTGGCATCTCAGCGACGCCGCCCTCAAGAGCGTTTGTGAGTCCAGCCACTGCCGCCGTCGTCTCAGCACATGAGCTCCGCGCGCCCTTTGATCTGAAACCGCTGACCGTTTCCCTCTCGATCGATCGCGCGCAGATACCTTCTACGCCATGTTCACGGTCTGGGGCGTCTGCTTCTTTGCGTCCATGAAGGCAAGCATGCACAGTACTAACACACACCATGCAATTGCACTATTTCCTGGAGTGTTCATGACACAGGTTGCTTGTGGGTTAAATCAAAACAGGATCCCTTCTACGACAGCGAGACGTACAGGAGCCAGGGTGGAGATGGAACCGTGCACTGGTACTACGACAAGGTAAGCACGCACGCAGGCACCTTTGCAGAGTGTCTGTATGTGTGTGCCTCCTTTTCTTAGGCTGCATGATCGAAGAATCAAAGCAGTTAGCCTAGCCTAGCCACAGATAACTTTGGCATTGTTCGTTTGTCTTGCCGTACTATTTCagctaacagtgtttttctctcacaacaaatcagcgaacagtcagcctgttcgcttgttggtttcagccagcccaaaccaaccagccaacagtgttttcctctcacaataaaccagcaccagccagcccaaaccagcccagaaaccaaccagcgaacaggccgagtaCTTTCAGTCgtggcttttcagcaaagcgaatatGACCTTTACTGACATCGTCTTGTGCGATGTTCATTGGCAGCAAGAGGATGTGGAGGCATCTGCGAGGGAGGAGCTGCTAAGGGAGGAGCTGCTCGAGGAGATTGAGCAGAGGGTTGGGGGCCTCAGGGAGCTGGAGGAAGTAGTCACAAAGTGATTATACGGGTGTTACTAATCAGTTCTCTATCTGAACTTCGTTAGCAAATAAGTCCAGACCTCTTTACTGTCCTGCTCAAGTCTGTATATGGCCCAAACGCCTGGATGAACTGCGCTACTGCAGTGCAATAGCAGGATACATACAGTTTTTTTAAAGGGAAACAGGAGGGGAGTGCACCCCTGATGCATGTCATTAATATAATAAAAGAAAGTTATTTACAGATACGTGTAGTTGGCCGGTAGCACCGCATTTGTCAGTGTTTGCGTCAATGCTTAATGACTTGTCCAACACATTTTAGTTCAGATGACGAACGATTGGGTACGacgatcagcctgttcgtttggctgggctggttcgtaaagaagtactgctggctggtttgtgtgagagaaaaatactgtttcggctggaaatttacgttCGTTTACTATCGTTTCactccagccgaacaggctggatATCATCTGGATCCCTTTCTGCTTTACAGTTCGGCCAAGATCGGAGTACAACTGTGCAACTACAGAACTCTGTGTATCGTACTGTACATGGCAAACTAGAACTGTAGTTGTACAGCATCGATCGCCGCTCGGCACAGACAGTTCAGAGGCGTACAGGTACATTACACATGCACCGTCTGGCGTCTGCAGCCTGCAGGCCTCGCCGGCAGCTATGCGCACGGCGCACGCAAGCAGCGGAGAGCGGTGCGCCGAAACATGCAGCGGCGGGGGCCGGGCCGCGCCGGGGGACTGGAAGAAAAAGGCGTAGGAGTATGGGTGTATGGCCTCGCCGTGCGCTGCAGGCGATGCGCCGATGCAGCCAGAGCCAAGGAAGCTGTTGCGTACTGGCTCCGATCCTCTCCTCTCCATCTCCAAGGACCAAGGCTGAAGGCTGCAAGCCTGCAACGCTGACGAGTGGCCAGCAGTCAGACGACGGGCCGGACCCCTACCGGTCACGTACGGCTTACGAGGTACTACGACCGAGGGCAGCAGCGTCTCCGATGCACGGCTTCGCAATCAGAGCTTCGCAATCAGAGCCATGAAATTTTGAGCTGCCGATGAGCGATGGTTGCACGCCAACGAATTTTATTGAACTTTGCCTTAGTGcccctgtttagtttccaaaattttgcaaaattttttaagattttccgtcacatcgaatctttagacgcatgcatgaagcattaaatataaataaaaaataaaactaattacacagtttagacgaaattcacgagacgaatcttttaagcctaattagactatgattggatactaattaccaaataacaacgaaagtgctacagtaccattccCAAAAAAaacgccaactaaacaaggccttagaaaGCAAAAACATAGGAATGAGAAAAATATACAAATTGTTCCCGAATGCGGTTTCAAAACAAAGGATTAAAAAACATAGGAATTTAAAAGAAATAATCGTTTGGATGGACTGTAGAAAAAATGTACGATTTTTACCAAAAGGTTAAGTTCCTGTAGTTTCGCGAACTGCAGCATGTTCGTTTTGTCGTAAACGAttgtggattatttactactggctggtttggtgtgagagagaaaaatactgtttcagcttataatccacgatcgtatacgagcaagcgaacatgctgctGAGCATTGGGTTCTCTATGGTGTAACTTGCCTTTCAAGTTCTCAGCTAGATGTGAGTGCTCttatttttctgaatttattcTAGAATTTAATGGTGTTATTTTTTACTATGATTGGTGAAAAAATTTGAACATgctaaaatgaaaacaaaatttgGTGTGCGAAAGTCTTTAACTTATACTCCTTCCTTCCAAAATGTGATAACGTGTGTTAATTTAACTCTTCCCAATTCAAACTTCTTCAGTTTAGACCAACTTTATTAAAAAAATACACAGATATCTACAACATGAAATTAGTTTTATTGCATCACCTTTAAATATGTATGATTACACATTTATTCGATATCATTATAGATGTACGTATGTTTTTCAATAAACATGGTTAAAGTTAGATGAATTTTTCTTAGGACAAAACTAAGAACGTGATTGGTTTGTTCTTCCAACACTTTGTCGCCTTGTTGAGCGAGAACTCCAAGCAAGCCCGCAGCAGAAACAAAATAGCTCACCTACCTAGGAAAGTTTTTGGTACAGAAGGCCACAAGGCAGTCCCATGGGCATGGCACAGCCTAGGCACGGCATGACTCAACGGCCATCGTGCCCAGTCCGATGGCTGGGCGGTGCCTGGGCTGCTACCCCGGCATGACTTTATTATCGGTGGCCCGATACCTCATATATTCTCATCGTCCCAACCTTCAATTCCACAACTGTCGCCTTCTATTCCTCTCATTTCCCTCCGTTGTTACCTCCTGCGAGAGCATCTTGGCCAACACCAGcggcgacccccccccccccccggtcggAGCAGCGAGGTTGCAGCGCCGCGCCCCCAGCCCACACGCGAAGGTGGTGGCGTCTCAACCATGGCCACCCCGTGGAGGCTGCAATGGTGGTGCACCTCGGTTCTGAGATTCGATTCGATTTGGCTGCTAGTTTCATTCTATTTGTATTGGCTGCTAGTTTGATTCTATGTGTATGTGAGCAATGATGGATGATGGATTTGAAGATACTAAGAACTGAATTTATGTTTCTTTGCTTTGTTGAACTATAGTCGGACTGGCACGACATGTTTAACTAGTTTAGTGTCATGCCTGGGCCCATAGGATGGCACGACACGGCATGATTAATAACTGGGTCGTGCCTGACCTGACATTAAGTGGGCCGGCCTCATCGGGCCCGTGACGGGCTAATCCGTGTCATTTGTTTGGATATCTAAGGGCGTGATTGGTAGGCCGAATCGGGCCATTCCCGTACCGTTATGATGTCTGACCTCATTCATGCGGCGTGTTTGGTTGCCCTCCTCGCACCTTTCGCATGTATCCTTTCATTCATCTGCCCTCCTCCATCCCGCATGACTTCGTCTTCTCAATTTCCACTTCCCTCTCCGTACAGGATAGCTTGATTCAGGCATGGCGCAGGGACCCATGTGTCATGAACTCAAAACTCCcatccatgcatgcaaccaaacaagatctCATCTCATACTGGACCAAtaacaaagacaaccaaacacgactgAGTGCACGGTTTGAGCATGCATCTCACCATCCTGAACCGActccactggtagagaacagagctttactcccggtggggaaccccctctagtcctggttccccacctgggagcaagcatccgggactaaagggggtcctttagtcccgggttaggaaccgggactaaaggaggatcTTTAgacccggtgggtaacaccaaccgggactaaaggtgcctcctgacatgccacgatggccggcacctttagtcccggttggtaatacgaaccgggactaaaggttttttttcttttttttttcttttcatttttttgttttcttttcaaaataggttttcgaagtcgtattgtacgctgctaattatacatttatacgcgcgtatagtatgtttcggttcaagcacaatgaacgtattaaatcacacaattcaagcatagaaatatatatatatatgtatgtatgtatgtatatatatatatgcatgcatgcatcatatatatatatttacatgcatgcatgcatgtgtattttatattatattatttcatgtgcatatattacaaaagattgcattacagttgttgtgatataacaatttcctctcatcctctagcttggcttcaatgacagtgttgggtcgaagtagaactcgcccttggaatcgatgacctgctcattaaaaaatccagctatagactcttgaattgctttgatttggtcttgccgtatgaccttttcctccaaccatcgagcctacaggtttgaattaaaggaaaataaatttatatatgtacatacatacatacatatacatacatatatatataaagacatagtaacacaatcaataataataattaaatgaatatatagtgtatttttaacgtactttgagtctctctgtaggagttctttgggagaccaccttgataaacttgtaaacatagtaaccacagtagttgttcccctgttcctgcctcagacaccactttacgagaaaaagatttgtcatccaatctggtgatccggtgaaagctatatgtttaattaataaagatgatgcgatttaggggacttactttcaaagggattatattcagtggcgctttgcattttctcatgtgttgcttctcaataaaggttttccaaatactgcccaataaaaaaattgccatgtcatcagatatagttaatcgtcatgtttgtgtgtatatatagttgctagagataccgaaattacctctggataatatctatcatatcttggtagtcttgttgtggttttctcatcgagtcatagattatcaagtgatttttcaccagatcgatgtccaacaatatccagtgattgctgcatgtgtttataggatataacgcataacactcattaattaactagaatcaacatatgagccattaaggatgatcgacattattaacactcacttgaagttgtagggaaagagtatatccttcttgtggcattggttcactaagaagttcatgaggttactctctgactcagacttccaattagtctttggagtaactgggtctttgaatactatatggggatcaacaaaaccaatttcattgcagccttcctttctgagctctgtcattgtaaatctacatatatatagtacttgttaggataatttatatgcatatacacacatatgatgagtttaataatagatcgaaagaattattacttacaggcaatagcagctaatgataactttgtccagagaggtcaggtggcatagttgatgaaattctgcaaagtcaacatacataacatcatcgccacggaaccaatattcgtctctaattctgacaccaacgcagaagtctccaccggtagacgtctgcatgtaccacttgtttagcaggtacatttgtgtccccagatcacataaggcttgagggttgtatagactctggcctagtacaaattttttcttccaaatatcaacctccgccgcactctcaatgtttccatcaccaaacatctggtaaaggtcgagaccagcctcttgaataaattcaccaaggtgatccaaatcgacatccggaggtatgtttgcctaatgcattaatcctaaattcgaaccatattcattaccaacaactagcggggggactgattggtgcaattgctgtctgagttgtgcaactcctttccctgcctgcttctttttctgtgccgcctcaattgacctGGTGAGAGTGcagtcatagtccgttaacgttgatttggacggcttacgagattcccgctgttgttgctggtaagaagccaccttttttcttagaatatctggagctacgaagaagtacggtttctccgggtttctccttgcttcttgaccctttttaagtttgtcatagaatatggacatatcttttttgtatgcatcagttacttcttccttctcttcagatactattttgggaatagccctttggtttcatggtggctttctttgccggcggggactggttcttcgtttgcggggctggcctcttgctagtacttggcttcttggtaggcgggggtaggggaggcgttggagacctccttggaggtggtggcagcggcgttggagacctccttggaggaggcggctgcggcgttggagacctccttggagatggtgtggatgcagcctcgccttccaacacattgtcatcatacagagcactatgatgatctggcgattgaacaattggatttaggttgggggaggatctgctacaaaaaaaggaatgacatattattatgagcagattgttaattatttaagccaatataaattaatgatgtagtgttttcatccgcacctatggtgaggtagttcaggaggaggtggagccgacatcccaggaatgatgatgtagcgcttgcgccatagaatgaatgtcttctttgcttctccgagagtcttctcgccatcacctccaagaatgtcaagaggcaaatcactaaaacctttttcagctttatctaccgagatggtagcatatccttcttggattatattcccatgaatccttggtgtcttggttcggtcgataggattaacaaaaccgatagccaccttgattgtggaattccccttcggaatgtatagctcacacgatgtacaaggttcagtgacgtcatccacagggaagcgtagtcctatgtccccttgatttggtatctccgtggaagcgcaactgcttttcaactgaacatattggctaatgttgattcctggctctaatgcctgcttgcttgcactcactgctatttgcacttgccttctgattttctcctgcattctcgcttcaaggtttttttctcgctcctgtgcttcacgcaccgcttcctccaacctctggagccgttgtgcctcttcttccttctttctctagcggcttctgtaggaaggtctgtcttgAGGGAATcaatgctcccacgagacacttcctttgcctctagtttcggccaccgtgttcaatagtcccgatggcgtatgtcagttcatccttctctctgttgggcctgaacgcaccactagcagtatcactatgagcataaaacaatctttctgctgcttcttatagtcttgcgccataaacgcacttccatgtctcctggtccagtgttcccccatgagcgaaaaaccaattctttgcacgctctccccactcgagtgattctggtgtgatacccttggcaagaaggtctgcttccattttgttccacttcttaatggcagtcgggtagccacctgatcccaagttatggtggtatgtcttctgttgggcattacgttggttctttatcacccgactcacaccctcttccgacgtcttgtactgtacaaactcatcccaatagggcctctgctttgagatcgggcttaggacagtgaaatctggtg encodes:
- the LOC136474780 gene encoding photosynthetic NDH subunit of subcomplex B 4, chloroplastic-like isoform X1 produces the protein MAAALRQYTSAGSMTTGSGPARSKRSGSAKVSAFPSLDVVPLMVTMVEHVDMSRDYVVTKSIWHLSDAALKSVYTFYAMFTVWGVCFFASMKDPFYDSETYRSQGGDGTVHWYYDKQEDVEASAREELLREELLEEIEQRVGGLRELEEVVTK
- the LOC136474780 gene encoding photosynthetic NDH subunit of subcomplex B 4, chloroplastic-like isoform X3 is translated as MTTGSGPARSKRSGSAKVSAFPSLDVVPLMVTMVEHVDMSRDYVVTKSIWHLSDAALKSVYTFYAMFTVWGVCFFASMKDPFYDSETYRSQGGDGTVHWYYDKQEDVEASAREELLREELLEEIEQRVGGLRELEEVVTK
- the LOC136474780 gene encoding photosynthetic NDH subunit of subcomplex B 4, chloroplastic-like isoform X2, producing the protein MAAALRHSAGSMTTGSGPARSKRSGSAKVSAFPSLDVVPLMVTMVEHVDMSRDYVVTKSIWHLSDAALKSVYTFYAMFTVWGVCFFASMKDPFYDSETYRSQGGDGTVHWYYDKQEDVEASAREELLREELLEEIEQRVGGLRELEEVVTK